A DNA window from Pseudomonas resinovorans NBRC 106553 contains the following coding sequences:
- a CDS encoding type 1 glutamine amidotransferase, with the protein MRVAILQHVPFEGPGRVKQWLDLRAARARTHLLYADARLPEPEDFELLIVMGGPMSVHDEAELPWLKAEKALIRQALDAGKRVLGICLGGQLLAEVLGAEVRKGEVEIGWWPMEKHAGAERSPLGRMLPQRLLAMHWHGETFDLPPGAIALYGSAACANQGFVWEERAIGLQCHLEATPESIEAMLDACAADLAMEGSVEDAAAIRDGYPHCSALAPTLFRLLDYLTGPHAALT; encoded by the coding sequence ATGCGCGTCGCCATCCTGCAGCACGTCCCCTTCGAAGGCCCCGGCCGCGTCAAGCAGTGGCTCGACCTGCGCGCCGCGCGGGCACGGACACACCTTCTGTATGCCGATGCGCGCCTGCCCGAGCCGGAAGACTTCGAGCTACTGATCGTCATGGGTGGCCCCATGAGCGTTCATGACGAGGCCGAACTGCCCTGGCTCAAGGCCGAGAAAGCGCTGATCCGCCAGGCCCTGGACGCCGGCAAGCGGGTACTCGGCATCTGCCTTGGCGGCCAGTTGCTGGCCGAGGTGCTGGGTGCCGAGGTGCGCAAGGGCGAGGTGGAAATCGGCTGGTGGCCCATGGAGAAACACGCCGGGGCGGAGCGTTCGCCACTGGGACGGATGCTGCCCCAACGGCTGTTGGCCATGCACTGGCACGGCGAGACCTTCGACCTGCCGCCGGGCGCCATTGCGCTCTACGGCTCGGCCGCTTGCGCCAACCAGGGTTTCGTCTGGGAGGAGCGCGCCATCGGCCTGCAGTGCCACCTGGAGGCCACGCCCGAGAGCATCGAGGCCATGCTCGACGCCTGCGCGGCGGACCTTGCGATGGAGGGATCGGTGGAGGACGCGGCGGCCATCCGCGACGGCTACCCCCATTGCAGTGCCCTGGCGCCGACCCTGTTCCGCTTGCTGGATTACCTCACCGGGCCCCATGCGGCACTGACCTGA
- a CDS encoding carbon-nitrogen hydrolase family protein: protein MRIALYQCPPLPLEPAANLERLGLRAAEAARRGAALLVTPEMYLSGYNIGLEAVDGLAQPADGAWAEAVAAIAREQGIAIVYGYPERAAQGGLFNSVQLVDATGQRVGNYRKTHLFGELDHGMFSAGGDEYPLLELDGWKLGLLICYDVEFPENVRRLALAGADAVLVPTANMEPFDFVCDVLVRARAFENQCYLAYANYCGAEGEIRYCGLSSVSAPDGSLTAVCGREETLAFADLRRDLLEKSRAAVTYLQDRRAELYRPLV from the coding sequence ATGCGCATCGCCCTCTACCAGTGCCCGCCCCTGCCGCTGGAGCCTGCGGCCAACCTCGAACGCCTCGGCCTGCGGGCGGCCGAGGCGGCCCGGCGCGGCGCCGCGTTGCTGGTGACGCCCGAGATGTACCTCAGCGGCTACAACATCGGCCTGGAGGCGGTCGACGGGCTCGCTCAGCCGGCCGATGGCGCCTGGGCCGAGGCGGTGGCGGCGATCGCCCGTGAGCAAGGCATCGCGATCGTCTACGGCTATCCGGAACGCGCCGCGCAAGGTGGGCTGTTCAACTCGGTGCAGCTGGTGGACGCCACCGGCCAGCGCGTCGGCAACTACCGCAAGACCCACCTGTTCGGCGAGCTGGACCACGGCATGTTCAGCGCCGGCGGCGATGAGTATCCGCTGCTGGAGCTGGATGGCTGGAAGCTGGGGCTGCTGATCTGCTACGACGTGGAGTTCCCCGAGAACGTCCGCCGACTGGCCCTGGCAGGCGCCGATGCGGTGCTGGTGCCCACGGCCAATATGGAGCCCTTCGACTTCGTCTGCGATGTGCTGGTGCGCGCCCGCGCCTTCGAGAACCAGTGCTACCTGGCCTACGCCAACTACTGCGGTGCCGAGGGCGAGATCCGCTACTGCGGGTTGTCCAGCGTCTCCGCGCCGGACGGCAGCCTCACCGCCGTCTGCGGCCGCGAGGAAACCCTGGCCTTCGCCGACCTGCGCCGCGACCTCTTGGAGAAATCCCGCGCCGCCGTCACCTACCTGCAGGACCGGCGCGCGGAGCTGTATCGGCCGTTGGTCTGA
- a CDS encoding NAD(P)/FAD-dependent oxidoreductase, translated as MNNNNRHPADGKKPITIFGPDFPFAFDDWIQHPAGLGSIPAAQHGAEVAIVGAGIAGLVAAYELMKLGLKPVVYEASKMGGRLRSQTFEGTDGIIAELGGMRFPASSTAFYHYVDMLGLETRPFPNPLTPASGSTVIDLEGKTYYAEQISDLPALFQEVADAWADALEDGARFGDIQQAIRDRDVKRLKELWDTLVPLWDDRTFYDFVASSKAFAKLSFHHREVFGQVGFGTGGWDSDFPNSMLEIFRVVMTACDDNQHLIVGGVQQVPMGIWRHVPERCVHWPAGTSLASLHNGAPRPGVKRIARATDGTLAVTDNWGDTRHYAAVLATCQTWLLTTQIECEESLFSQKLWMALDRTRYMQSSKTFVMVDRPFWKDKDPVTGRDTLSMTLTDRLTRGTYLFDNGDDKPGVICLSYSWMSDALKMLPHPVEKRVKLALDALKKIYPEVDIAGHIIGDPITISWESDPHFLGAFKGALPGHYRYNQRMYAHFMQDDMPAEQRGMFIAGDDVSWTPAWVEGAVQTSLNAVWGIMKHFGGSTAAENPGPGDLFAELGPIALPD; from the coding sequence ATGAACAACAACAATCGCCACCCCGCCGACGGCAAGAAACCCATCACCATCTTCGGCCCGGACTTCCCCTTCGCCTTCGATGACTGGATCCAGCATCCGGCCGGCCTCGGCAGTATTCCCGCCGCGCAGCATGGCGCCGAAGTGGCGATAGTCGGCGCCGGCATCGCCGGCCTGGTGGCGGCCTACGAGCTGATGAAACTGGGCCTGAAACCCGTGGTGTACGAAGCCTCGAAGATGGGCGGACGCCTGCGTTCGCAGACCTTCGAAGGCACCGACGGGATCATCGCCGAGCTGGGCGGCATGCGCTTCCCGGCCTCCTCCACCGCCTTCTACCACTACGTGGACATGCTCGGCCTGGAAACCCGGCCCTTCCCCAACCCGCTGACCCCGGCCTCGGGCAGCACGGTGATCGACCTCGAGGGCAAGACCTACTACGCCGAGCAGATTTCCGACCTGCCGGCGCTGTTCCAGGAAGTGGCCGATGCCTGGGCCGACGCCCTGGAGGACGGCGCCCGCTTCGGCGACATCCAGCAGGCCATCCGCGACCGCGACGTGAAGCGCCTGAAAGAGCTGTGGGACACCCTGGTGCCGCTCTGGGACGACCGCACCTTCTACGACTTCGTGGCCAGTTCCAAGGCCTTCGCCAAGCTGTCCTTCCACCACCGCGAGGTGTTCGGCCAGGTGGGCTTCGGCACCGGCGGCTGGGACTCGGACTTCCCCAACTCGATGCTGGAAATCTTCCGCGTGGTGATGACCGCCTGCGACGACAACCAGCACCTGATCGTCGGCGGCGTGCAGCAGGTGCCCATGGGCATCTGGCGCCACGTGCCCGAACGCTGCGTGCACTGGCCGGCCGGCACCAGCCTGGCGTCCCTGCACAACGGCGCGCCGCGCCCCGGCGTCAAACGCATCGCCCGCGCCACCGACGGCACCCTGGCGGTGACCGACAACTGGGGCGATACCCGTCACTACGCGGCCGTGCTCGCCACCTGCCAGACCTGGCTGCTGACCACCCAGATCGAGTGCGAGGAATCGCTGTTCTCGCAGAAGCTCTGGATGGCCCTGGACCGCACCCGCTACATGCAGTCGTCGAAGACCTTCGTGATGGTCGACCGGCCCTTCTGGAAGGACAAGGACCCGGTCACCGGCCGCGACACCCTGAGCATGACCCTGACCGACCGTCTCACCCGTGGCACCTACCTGTTCGACAACGGCGACGACAAGCCGGGGGTGATCTGCCTGTCCTACTCCTGGATGAGCGACGCCCTGAAGATGCTCCCGCACCCGGTGGAGAAGCGCGTGAAGCTGGCCCTGGATGCGCTGAAGAAGATCTACCCGGAGGTGGACATCGCCGGCCATATCATTGGCGACCCCATCACCATTTCCTGGGAGTCCGACCCGCACTTCCTCGGCGCCTTCAAGGGCGCGCTGCCGGGCCACTATCGCTACAACCAGCGGATGTACGCGCACTTCATGCAGGACGACATGCCCGCCGAACAGCGCGGCATGTTCATCGCCGGTGACGACGTGTCCTGGACCCCGGCCTGGGTGGAAGGCGCGGTACAGACCTCGCTCAACGCGGTCTGGGGCATCATGAAGCACTTCGGCGGCAGCACCGCCGCCGAGAACCCCGGCCCCGGCGACCTGTTCGCCGAACTCGGCCCCATCGCCCTGCCGGACTGA
- a CDS encoding Lrp/AsnC family transcriptional regulator has protein sequence MSDLPLDEIDRQLLAALQINARESVAMLARRLGIARTTVTSRLVRLEKAQVITGYGVRLGQRVADGGLQAYVGITVKPRSGKDVLRRLTGMAEVQVLCAVSGEFDYVAWLRADSPERLDELLDQIGSVDGVEKTTTSIILSCKLDRGQPLAAPAP, from the coding sequence ATGTCCGACCTGCCCCTCGACGAAATCGACCGCCAACTGCTCGCCGCCCTGCAGATCAACGCCCGCGAGAGCGTGGCCATGCTGGCGCGCCGCCTGGGTATTGCGCGCACCACGGTGACCTCGCGGCTGGTGCGGCTGGAAAAGGCGCAGGTCATCACCGGCTACGGCGTGCGCCTGGGCCAGCGCGTGGCCGATGGCGGCCTGCAGGCCTATGTGGGGATCACGGTGAAGCCGCGCAGCGGCAAGGACGTCCTGCGGCGCCTGACCGGCATGGCCGAAGTGCAGGTGCTCTGCGCCGTGAGCGGCGAGTTCGATTACGTGGCCTGGCTGCGCGCCGACTCCCCCGAGCGCCTGGACGAGTTGCTGGACCAGATCGGCAGCGTGGACGGCGTGGAGAAGACCACCACCTCCATCATCCTCAGCTGCAAGCTCGATCGAGGCCAGCCGCTGGCGGCGCCGGCACCCTGA
- a CDS encoding tellurite resistance TerB family protein, translated as MNTSDLLEQLLRAGQGSMSQQGGGASQDPLGGLGGLLGGLAGGGSGGGGGGLGGLGGLLGGILGGGMGGGMGGASMGGSQGRSGGPNYAALASLGMMAFQAYQAWQSRQPAAPQQALRTVDQLEGAEAQDHSLAILRALIAAAKADGRIDEQEKQTIYAEISRHTDDPQLQAWLDDEVRRPLDAAEVAQAASNPGMAAEMYLASVMLVDDQQAAERTYLDELAYQLKLDPNLQAQLEQHARGNA; from the coding sequence ATGAACACCAGTGATCTGCTCGAACAACTGCTACGGGCCGGCCAGGGCTCGATGTCGCAACAAGGCGGCGGCGCGTCGCAGGACCCATTGGGCGGGCTCGGCGGCCTGCTGGGCGGACTCGCGGGTGGAGGCAGTGGCGGCGGCGGTGGCGGCCTGGGAGGCCTGGGCGGATTGCTCGGCGGCATCCTCGGTGGCGGTATGGGCGGTGGCATGGGCGGCGCGTCCATGGGTGGCAGCCAGGGCCGTTCCGGCGGGCCCAACTACGCGGCACTGGCCTCCCTCGGCATGATGGCCTTCCAGGCGTACCAGGCCTGGCAAAGCCGGCAACCCGCCGCGCCACAACAGGCGCTGCGCACCGTCGACCAGCTGGAGGGCGCCGAGGCCCAGGACCACAGCCTGGCCATCCTTCGCGCACTGATCGCCGCGGCCAAGGCCGACGGGCGTATCGACGAGCAGGAAAAGCAGACCATCTACGCCGAGATCTCCCGGCATACCGACGACCCGCAGCTGCAGGCGTGGCTGGATGACGAAGTACGTCGCCCGCTGGACGCCGCAGAAGTCGCCCAGGCCGCGAGCAACCCTGGTATGGCCGCCGAGATGTACCTCGCCAGCGTGATGCTGGTGGACGACCAGCAGGCCGCCGAGCGCACCTACCTGGACGAGCTGGCCTACCAGCTCAAGCTCGACCCGAATCTCCAAGCGCAGCTGGAACAGCATGCGCGGGGGAACGCCTAG
- a CDS encoding DUF2790 domain-containing protein, protein MNRAITTATSLMLAVLASGSVFAAKSADAVPYSYGMPLDVARVISIDEPNSLNCETVQATMIYVDTSGEQKSVTYLKESSACANS, encoded by the coding sequence ATGAACCGCGCAATCACCACCGCCACCAGCCTGATGCTCGCCGTCCTGGCCAGTGGCAGTGTCTTCGCCGCCAAATCCGCCGACGCCGTGCCCTACAGCTACGGCATGCCGCTGGACGTCGCCCGGGTCATCTCCATCGACGAACCCAACTCGCTGAACTGCGAGACCGTGCAGGCGACGATGATCTACGTCGACACCAGCGGCGAACAGAAGTCCGTGACCTACCTGAAAGAATCCAGCGCCTGCGCCAACAGCTGA
- a CDS encoding NmrA family NAD(P)-binding protein, giving the protein MITVMGATGHTGKRIVDSLLKAGEPVRALGRSAERLDALRRAGAEVLVGEPNDGAYLTEAFRGAEAIYSLLPYDPSVSDYLGQQAAVGEAIVQAIQGSGVRRVVALSSVGAELATGNGPIASMHAQERRLRALPGIDLLILRAGAFFENLLPALELIEQHGLVADGMGADMQLPMIASKDIADAASAALLDPSWHGLQIRELLGQRDISYGEATRILGERLGRPDLPYVQLPYGEMAGILQEAGFSADLAGLYAELARGINEGLVKSLEGRRPANTTATSFEAFVAEMVS; this is encoded by the coding sequence ATGATCACGGTAATGGGCGCCACCGGGCATACCGGTAAACGCATCGTCGATTCACTGTTGAAGGCCGGCGAGCCGGTTCGTGCGCTGGGCCGTTCCGCCGAGCGCCTGGACGCGCTGCGGCGGGCCGGCGCCGAGGTGCTGGTGGGTGAGCCGAACGATGGGGCCTACCTGACCGAGGCCTTTCGCGGCGCCGAGGCGATCTACAGCCTGCTGCCCTATGACCCCTCGGTGAGCGACTACCTGGGCCAGCAGGCGGCCGTGGGCGAGGCCATCGTCCAGGCGATACAGGGAAGCGGCGTGCGCCGCGTGGTGGCGCTCTCCAGCGTCGGCGCCGAGCTGGCCACAGGCAACGGCCCCATCGCCAGCATGCATGCGCAGGAACGGCGGCTGCGCGCCCTGCCCGGCATCGACCTGTTGATCCTGCGCGCTGGCGCCTTCTTCGAGAACCTGCTGCCGGCGCTGGAGCTGATCGAGCAGCACGGCCTGGTGGCCGACGGCATGGGCGCGGACATGCAGCTGCCGATGATCGCTTCGAAGGACATCGCCGATGCCGCCAGCGCCGCGCTGCTCGACCCGAGCTGGCACGGGCTGCAAATCCGCGAACTGCTGGGGCAGCGGGATATCAGCTATGGCGAGGCCACGCGCATCCTCGGCGAGCGCCTGGGCCGGCCGGACCTGCCCTATGTGCAGCTGCCCTACGGGGAGATGGCGGGAATCCTCCAGGAAGCGGGGTTCTCCGCCGACCTGGCCGGGCTCTATGCCGAGCTGGCCCGGGGCATCAACGAGGGATTGGTGAAATCCCTGGAGGGACGTCGACCGGCGAACACCACGGCGACCTCGTTCGAGGCGTTCGTGGCGGAGATGGTCAGCTAG
- a CDS encoding AraC family transcriptional regulator → MDPNTPWQSRDPLGEALHLLRMSGTLYCASEFTAPWGLGLPPLEDCLMFHVLTAGECWLEVSGHDPLLLRTGDLALVPHGQGHSLLSATDVAAVPLFDLPRECLSERYEIIRHGGGGAPVSLVCGAVRFDHPLARQLVRLLPSLLHVEAVNAEHADWLQGTLRFMRDEARAMRPGGETVVTRLADILVIQAIRAWIARDPAAQTGWLGALQDRQIGRAIGLIHRDPARDWSLVSLAEAAAMSRSAFAARFTALVGEPAMQYLTRWRMNLALGWLQEGEVAIAVLAERLGYQSEAAFSRAFKRCHGYSPGAVRRATG, encoded by the coding sequence ATGGACCCGAATACCCCCTGGCAATCCCGCGACCCCCTGGGCGAGGCCCTGCACCTGTTGCGCATGAGCGGCACGCTCTATTGCGCGTCGGAGTTCACCGCGCCCTGGGGGCTGGGCCTGCCGCCGCTGGAAGACTGCCTGATGTTCCATGTGCTGACGGCCGGGGAGTGCTGGCTGGAGGTGAGCGGGCATGACCCCTTGCTGCTGCGCACTGGCGACCTGGCCCTGGTGCCCCATGGCCAGGGCCACAGCCTGCTGAGCGCGACGGACGTGGCGGCGGTGCCGCTGTTCGATCTGCCACGGGAGTGCCTGAGCGAGCGCTACGAGATCATTCGCCATGGCGGCGGCGGGGCGCCGGTGAGCCTGGTGTGCGGCGCGGTGCGTTTCGACCACCCGCTGGCACGGCAGCTGGTGCGCCTGCTGCCGTCGTTGCTGCACGTGGAGGCCGTCAACGCCGAGCATGCCGACTGGCTGCAGGGCACCCTGCGCTTCATGCGCGACGAGGCGCGGGCCATGCGGCCGGGTGGCGAGACCGTGGTGACGCGGCTGGCGGACATCCTGGTGATCCAGGCCATTCGCGCCTGGATCGCCCGCGACCCAGCGGCGCAGACCGGCTGGCTCGGCGCCCTGCAGGACCGCCAGATCGGCCGCGCCATCGGCCTGATCCACCGCGATCCGGCGCGGGACTGGAGCCTGGTATCCCTGGCCGAGGCGGCGGCCATGTCACGCTCGGCCTTCGCCGCGCGCTTCACCGCCCTGGTGGGGGAGCCGGCCATGCAGTACCTGACCCGCTGGCGCATGAACCTGGCGCTGGGCTGGTTGCAGGAAGGGGAGGTGGCCATCGCGGTGCTGGCCGAGCGCCTTGGCTACCAGTCGGAGGCGGCGTTCAGCCGGGCCTTCAAGCGTTGCCACGGCTATTCGCCAGGGGCGGTGCGGCGGGCAACGGGCTGA
- a CDS encoding tetratricopeptide repeat protein gives MSIPRALARLSCIAAFVLLGACVQQQQQATTPPPAPGQPQAPAPTQQEQQTSEFERIRQQAMRGDLDSQYQLASLYFAGKPQKDLKQAEYWWKQAADKGHSQSAFSLAFLYTGRTDPAFADQRAMFKYLNQASASGNAMAQHVLGGMYAQGAEGLKRDPYQARALFQSACDRQFAPSCEALKKLQMN, from the coding sequence ATGTCCATTCCCCGCGCCTTGGCGCGCCTGTCCTGCATCGCCGCATTCGTCCTGCTCGGAGCCTGCGTCCAGCAGCAACAGCAAGCCACCACCCCGCCACCTGCTCCCGGGCAGCCCCAGGCTCCGGCACCGACCCAGCAGGAGCAACAGACCAGCGAGTTCGAGCGGATTCGCCAGCAGGCCATGCGCGGCGACCTCGACAGCCAGTACCAGCTCGCCAGCCTCTACTTCGCCGGCAAGCCGCAGAAGGACCTCAAGCAGGCCGAGTACTGGTGGAAGCAGGCCGCCGACAAGGGCCATTCCCAGTCCGCCTTCAGCCTGGCCTTCCTCTACACCGGCCGTACCGACCCCGCCTTCGCCGACCAGCGCGCCATGTTCAAGTACCTCAACCAGGCGTCCGCCTCCGGCAATGCCATGGCCCAGCATGTGCTCGGCGGCATGTACGCCCAGGGCGCCGAAGGCCTCAAGCGCGACCCCTACCAGGCCCGCGCGCTGTTCCAGAGCGCCTGCGACCGGCAGTTCGCGCCGAGCTGCGAGGCCTTGAAAAAGCTGCAGATGAATTGA
- the dkgB gene encoding 2,5-didehydrogluconate reductase DkgB: MSIPALGLGTFRLKDQQVIDSVRNGLELGYRHIDTAQIYGNEAEVGRAIAESGVPREELFVTTKVWTEHLGGGRLIPSLEESLAKLGLERLDLALIHWPSPGDTIPVAEYMNALAEARQRGLAQRIGISNFTIRQMREAIAAVGAQEIATNQVEIHPFLQNRQVVEFAHEQGLHLTAYMPLAYGKVMQDPVIQGIAAAHSATPAQVTLAWLLQQGFAVIPSSTRRENLASNQRASDLVLSEAEMAAIATLERGERLANPDFAPQWD, encoded by the coding sequence ATGAGCATTCCCGCCCTCGGCCTCGGCACTTTCCGCCTCAAGGACCAGCAGGTCATCGACTCGGTCCGCAACGGCCTGGAGCTGGGTTACCGGCACATCGACACCGCGCAGATCTACGGCAATGAAGCCGAAGTGGGCCGCGCCATCGCCGAAAGCGGCGTGCCCCGCGAGGAGCTGTTCGTCACCACCAAGGTCTGGACCGAGCACCTGGGCGGCGGCCGCCTGATCCCAAGCCTCGAAGAGAGCCTGGCCAAGCTCGGCCTGGAGCGACTGGACCTGGCGCTGATCCACTGGCCCAGCCCCGGCGACACCATTCCGGTGGCCGAGTACATGAATGCCCTGGCCGAAGCCAGACAGCGTGGCCTGGCCCAGCGCATCGGCATCTCCAACTTCACCATCCGGCAGATGCGCGAGGCCATCGCGGCGGTGGGCGCCCAGGAGATCGCCACCAACCAGGTGGAGATCCACCCCTTCCTGCAGAACCGCCAGGTGGTGGAGTTCGCCCACGAGCAGGGTCTCCACCTCACCGCCTACATGCCGCTGGCCTACGGCAAGGTGATGCAGGACCCGGTGATCCAGGGTATCGCCGCCGCCCACTCCGCCACCCCGGCCCAGGTGACCCTGGCCTGGCTGCTGCAGCAAGGCTTCGCGGTGATCCCCTCCTCCACCCGCCGCGAGAACCTGGCGAGCAACCAGCGAGCCAGCGACCTGGTGCTGAGCGAGGCCGAGATGGCGGCCATCGCCACCCTGGAGCGGGGCGAACGCCTGGCCAATCCGGACTTCGCCCCGCAGTGGGACTGA
- a CDS encoding LysR substrate-binding domain-containing protein, which yields MKTTLDELLAFTTVVDTGSITAAAEQLAQTASGVSRALSRLEDKLEVTLLRRTTRRLELTEEGEAFLAQARRILAQVEEAEEQMALRRQKPAGRLRINAASPFMLHVLVPLVAGFRERYPEVELELHSSERIIDLIEHRTDLAIRIGALRDSSLHARPLGSSRIRVLASPEYLQAHGAPASVEALQGRCLIGFTQPESLNHWPLRHAQGDSLPIDPAISVSSGETLRHLALAGAGIVCLSDFMTQADRAEGRLVQVLADDTLEVRQPINAVYYRNTALASRIVCFLDYLAECLKQQAWAQRTT from the coding sequence ATGAAAACCACCCTGGACGAACTGCTGGCCTTCACCACCGTGGTCGATACCGGCTCCATCACCGCCGCCGCCGAGCAGTTGGCGCAGACCGCCTCGGGGGTCAGCCGTGCCCTCAGCCGCCTGGAGGACAAGCTCGAGGTCACCCTGTTGCGCCGCACCACCCGCCGCCTGGAACTCACCGAGGAAGGCGAGGCCTTCCTGGCCCAGGCGCGGCGCATCCTCGCCCAGGTGGAAGAAGCCGAGGAGCAGATGGCCTTGCGCCGGCAGAAGCCCGCCGGACGCCTGCGGATCAACGCCGCCTCGCCGTTCATGCTGCATGTGCTGGTGCCGTTGGTGGCCGGGTTTCGTGAGCGCTACCCGGAAGTCGAACTGGAACTGCACAGCAGCGAGCGGATCATCGACCTGATCGAGCACCGCACCGATCTCGCCATCCGCATCGGCGCCCTGCGCGACTCCAGCCTCCACGCCCGCCCACTGGGCAGCAGCCGCATCCGCGTGCTGGCGAGCCCGGAATACCTCCAGGCCCATGGCGCCCCTGCATCGGTAGAGGCATTGCAGGGACGCTGCCTGATCGGCTTCACCCAGCCGGAAAGCCTCAACCACTGGCCCCTGCGCCATGCCCAGGGCGACAGCCTGCCGATCGACCCGGCGATCAGCGTGTCCAGCGGCGAGACCTTGCGCCACCTGGCCCTGGCCGGCGCCGGCATCGTCTGCCTGTCCGACTTCATGACCCAGGCCGACCGCGCCGAGGGTCGCCTGGTACAGGTGCTGGCCGACGACACCCTGGAAGTGCGCCAGCCGATCAACGCCGTCTACTACCGCAATACCGCGCTGGCCTCGCGCATCGTCTGTTTCCTCGACTACCTGGCGGAGTGCCTGAAGCAGCAGGCATGGGCGCAGCGCACGACCTGA
- a CDS encoding FAD-binding oxidoreductase — protein sequence MFKQSAQHVGTYYARTFPGSIPLRPSLAGSEDADVLIIGAGFSGLHTGLRLALAGKRVVLLEASRVAWAASGRNGGQALLGWSCDMPPLEKALGLERTRRLWDSMRWAASEMRELPQRHGFDVDYRVGSLWTAVMERRVKLLEEAQHDAIHKWGYDRMRMIGRDELPEWIDSPRYQAALYDPEAAHLNPLKLAQGLAAAIEAAGGRIFEQTRVLEYRETPSGYVARTAQGEVRADVLVLACNAYVDRLDRQLSSRLLPVGSYQVATAPLDPELARSLLPKNSCAIDNQFVPDYFRLTPDHRLLFGGGCTYLGGLPKDVPAATRPYLERVFPQLKGVEIEFGWGGHIDVSMKRTPDIGRQGQRYWLQGFSGHGILPTLAGAKAVSDAILGDDGLLDLYQAIGNPRFPGGSLLAAPLEAAGKAYYRLRDVI from the coding sequence ATGTTCAAGCAGTCCGCCCAGCATGTCGGCACCTACTACGCCCGCACCTTCCCGGGCAGCATCCCGCTGCGGCCGTCCCTGGCGGGCAGCGAGGACGCCGATGTACTGATCATCGGCGCCGGTTTCAGTGGTTTGCACACCGGACTGCGCCTGGCCCTGGCCGGCAAGCGAGTGGTGCTGCTGGAAGCCAGCCGCGTGGCCTGGGCCGCCTCCGGGCGCAATGGTGGGCAGGCACTGCTGGGATGGTCCTGCGACATGCCGCCCCTGGAAAAGGCCCTGGGCCTGGAGCGCACCCGTCGCCTGTGGGACAGCATGCGCTGGGCCGCCAGCGAGATGCGCGAACTGCCGCAACGCCATGGTTTCGACGTGGACTACCGCGTCGGCAGCCTGTGGACCGCCGTGATGGAGCGCCGGGTGAAGCTGCTGGAGGAAGCCCAGCACGACGCCATCCACAAGTGGGGCTACGACCGGATGCGCATGATCGGCCGGGACGAACTGCCGGAGTGGATCGACAGCCCGCGCTACCAGGCCGCCCTCTACGACCCGGAAGCCGCCCACCTCAACCCGCTCAAGCTGGCCCAGGGCCTGGCCGCCGCCATCGAGGCCGCCGGTGGCCGCATCTTTGAACAGACGCGGGTGCTGGAATACCGTGAAACGCCGTCCGGCTACGTGGCCCGTACCGCCCAGGGCGAAGTACGCGCCGACGTGCTGGTGCTGGCCTGCAACGCCTATGTCGACCGTCTCGACCGCCAGCTCTCCAGCCGCCTGCTGCCGGTGGGCTCGTACCAGGTGGCCACCGCGCCGCTGGACCCGGAACTGGCCCGCTCGCTGCTGCCGAAGAACAGCTGCGCCATCGACAACCAGTTCGTCCCCGACTACTTCCGCCTGACCCCCGACCATCGCCTGCTGTTCGGGGGCGGCTGCACCTACCTGGGTGGCCTGCCCAAGGACGTGCCGGCGGCCACCCGACCCTACCTGGAGCGTGTCTTCCCGCAGCTCAAGGGCGTGGAAATCGAATTCGGCTGGGGCGGGCATATCGACGTCAGCATGAAACGCACCCCGGACATCGGCCGCCAGGGCCAGCGCTACTGGCTGCAAGGCTTCTCCGGCCACGGCATCCTGCCGACCCTGGCCGGCGCCAAGGCGGTGAGCGACGCCATCCTGGGCGATGACGGGCTGCTCGACCTCTACCAGGCCATCGGCAATCCGCGCTTCCCAGGTGGATCGCTGCTGGCCGCGCCATTGGAAGCCGCCGGCAAGGCCTATTACCGGTTGCGGGATGTGATTTAA